The DNA region AAATCGAAGCCATAGCAGCTTCTCGTGCTCTCGATTTACCCGTGCCAATGCCAATTCCCATCAGCGCTGACCCAGCATCCGCCATCACGGCCCGCACATCGGCAAAGTCCACGTTCACCAGACCTGGAATCGTAATGATGTCCGAAATGCCCTGCACGCCCTGACGGAGAATATCATCCGCAGCCCGGAACGCTTCCTGGACAGGAGTTTGTTCGGAAATCACCGAGAGTAATTTATCGTTGGGAATCACAATCAGGGTGTCCACACGGCTTTGCAGCGCTTCAATGCCTTCTTCCGCCTGACTGCCACGCCGCCGCCCTTCAAAAGTAAACGGACGAGTGACAATTCCAACAGTCAGGGCACTCAGCTCCTTCGCAACTTCGGCCACGATCGGAGCGGCTCCCGTTCCAGTACCGCCGCCCATGCCTGCGGTAATAAAGATCAGATCAGCGCCTTCCAGAGCCGTCGCAATTTCATCCCGGGACTCTTCTGCCGCCTTCTGACCGATCGCCGGATTTCCGCCTGCACCCAATCCGCGAGTTAATTTCTGACCAATTTGTAGCGGGTGTGGAACCGGGGAACCGCTCAAGGCTTGAGCATCGGTATTAATCGACCAGAACTCAACTCCTGCTAGGTCACTGGCAATCATCCGGTTGACAGCATTCCCTCCACCGCCGCCAACCCCAACCACTTTAATCTTAGCTACACTACCTGGCACGATTTTATTACTCCTGGGTTCTTCTCCAACTAGCCCGTTTGTGTTCATCCCCGGATGACTATGGGAACTGGAGGCATGGAACGAGCTTGTATCACCTGTCGCCAGAGAAAAGTTGGGTTGTCCATCGGGGCCGGAGCCTTGGTGATTATGTCCTAAGCTGTTATTAAGTGTCATTGGAAATATGAGGCAACTAACTTAGCAATAAATGTCATCTGAAGTCAGATTAAGTACAAACAACTTTCCCAAGCTGAGCGACATTGATCAACTATAAGGTAAGTCGTTTGAAAAACCAAACCTGCTGAAAATTCGGCAAAGGCTCACAACCTCGATAGTGGCTGGCTTTAACAAAATAAGTTCCCTCACAGCTTGTCACCATCATTTACTTATTTGGGCTAGGGACTATCAGATTTAACAGATTCTTCCACCTTTGATGCCTCTTTCGGAGCTTCTCTGGAGGGAATCATCTGGAGCGTTGGGCTAGCAGGGTTCCTGAGATTAATAAATTCAATCTGGCTCGGACTGATCTGGTTCGGCAACTTCCGCATTCTATCCAGGGTTTTAATCTGCTCGGGAAAACGCGGCCCGAAAGAACCTAAATGCACGATGCCCAACTCAGTTTTAAGAACGATATTGGCAGGGTTTTGAATGTCAATCTCAGTAATTTTTACGGGACTGCGACTGGTTTCCCGGTAGAGTTGTGGCCAGATGGCATGATAGTGATCGAAATTACCAATGATCTTCAGATCAGGTAGCTTCATGGAGCGAGTGATGACTTCATAATTCTCAATTTGAATTTGCAGGCCATTCTCGTCCAGCAGCCATGCCCGCAGAACTCCTCCCTTGTCCCTGGATGTTTTCTGATAGAGGTATTGGAGATCACTCTGGCTGAGCAGGGCGATCGCCACCGGGTACCGCTCCTTAATCCGAACGGTCAGACTAGGGGGAAAGAGTTGCCGACTCACCACCACATCGGCAATGGGTGCTTTTGCCATCAGTTCTTTTGCGATCGCCTGGGGTTCCAATCGGAGTAAGGATTGGGGATAGGAGATGGGGAGGAGCGATCGAATCATTTGAGATTGAAGTAAATGATTGCCTTCAATCTTTACCTGTTCAGGTTTTTGGATTAACCAGACTGGCAAAGTAACGACCCAAACGGCTCCTCCCGCCAGACCACAAACTGCCAATGCGCGCCAGGCCGTCTGTAAAAAACGGACACGACGCTGACGACGCAATTGCTGCCGTCGCTGCGCCAAATCTGATTGAGACAGGGGGGAGAAGCTACCAGTCATACAATCCACCCATTTGCTTTTCTCATTTAATCACTCATTCCATTTTCTGCAAGCCTCAAGCAGAAAATTGTGGAATGAAAAAGAAAAGGAGAGAAGGAGGGATCAGAGATCGGGGATCGGGGATCAGGGATTGGGAGTTAGGGATCAGGGATTAGTCCTTTATCCTTGCTCATTTGCTACTCCATCTCCCCTGCCACTCCTCCACCCATATACTCTTAACCTTTAACTCTTAACTCTCAACTCCTCACTACCCCGATGCCTCCTGTAACTGAATGGCTACTCGCTCGCCAAATTCAGGATCGGTATTGGCTAAACCCAGGAGTTGTAAATATTCCTGACGAGTTAATCCAGCTTTTTCAATAATGGCCAATGCCTCTGCTTCAATTTCTTGCTCAATTCGCAGAGATTCCGACTCGGTTTCAGCCGCTTGCAATTCTCCCTCCCGGTTTTCAATTAGCTTCACTACCTGCAGACAGGCATAGACAAATTGGCTCACTTTTTCCGAGGGAATATTTCCAGGATCGAGGGTGAGTCGAGTCAGGGCTGGTTGTTCTAGGGGGGCTTCCAGGGGAGGAGTGGGTAACTCTTGGGCTAAAACAGCAGTAGCAGTGACATGAAATCCCCAAACCAAGGTCAGCAGCAGCCAAAGGGCGTTGCGAAACCAGCGAATTATCGAGAACATGATGGGCTTCACTGAGGGCGCGTTTGAAAAGTGCTGAGAACTGAGTGCAGAGTGCTGAGAAAGAGTTCATCCCCAGTCTTCAGCACTCCGCAGTGTCCCAACTGAGAATTAGAGCTTGAAAGCAGCCCTTAGTCCGGTGGCGTTGCTGCCAGGGATGGATGAGCAGGGGTTTGAGGAGCGGGGGAGTCGGGAAGCGGGGGACGCAGCACCAAATACACGGCTGATCCCAAAAAAGGGATTAAGGAAATGGCCCAGAATAACCAGCGGGTGTTTCCCTGAGAATAGCCCAACCCATGACGAGCCATATCATCTCCCAACAAGGTGGGAAACAACAGGCAGAGAAGGCAAAAATCCAGGCTCATGACATGAATGAAGCGATTCGTTTGCCACTGGGCGACAAAATCTGACCAATTTCCCTGGGTCACGCCATAGATCACCAGAGCAAAGGCGGCGATCGCGATCGCCCCTGCCAACCAGCGAGAGTCCAGCAGCTTTAATGCGATCGACTTCTGGCCTGTAAACGATGGATTGGGTTCTCGCAGAATCAGGTAAGGCAACAGGCCAAAGGCTCCAACTCCCAAGGAAGCCGTCAGGAATGGCCACGCCCACACCTTCTGCATCCGTCCATCGAATAAGAGCAGACTGCTATAAATCAGCGGCCAGACTCCCATAATGTTAAACAGGGCGATGATCAGGGGATTAATTCCCTCAAACTGACCTGTAGACAGGCGAACAATTAGCTCAAAAGTGTCAGGCTGGTTGGGAGGGGCAAACCCAAAAGCGTAAATCAGGCTGCCCACCCATAGAATAGTCAAGGCAATTTTTCTCAATAGGCTGCTCTTCATTCCTCACCGTCATCCTGCGATCAATCCAGCTTTCTTCAGTGTAAGTCCAGTTTTTCGTCCAGAAACTGCACTTGGAGGGAGAATAGGCGGCAGTGATAAGGTAAGTAGGTTGGATGAGCCGGTCATTTGTCCTTTGTCATTGAATTTCTATGGATCAAGCTTTGGAATCGACTCAGTTTGGCGTGGTGCTAGTAACGGCTCCTTCCCAAGAGCAGGCGAATACGATCGCGCAAACTCTCGTGCAAACCAAACTAGCCGCCTGTGTTACAGTGCTGCCTGTGCAATCAATTTATACCTGGCAGGGTGAAATTCACCAGGATGAAGAATGGCAACTGCTGATCAAATCAGATTTAGCCAAGTTTGCCGCACTGGAAGCAAAAATTCGCGCCATCCATCCTTACGAAGTGCCGGAAATCATTGCTGTACCGATCTTGCAAGGGTCAACTCCCTATCTCCAATGGATTGCTGAAAATGTAAGTTAGGTAGGATGCATTGGCACAAAATGCGAGGAAGCCCGTCAATTCATAATTCAAAATTCCTCCCCTAGCCACGAGCCAATGATAAAGGACAAAGAACCAATGACGAATGACCTGCTTTCTTCCTTACAAACTGATACTCGTGATCACTTCGCCATTCGGTTTGCGCCATTGTCGTTAGAGGAGGTGTATGCGCTGGCGGACGATGGGGCGAATGGAGCGATCGTTGTTATGAGTGGCATGGTGCGAAATAACACGGATGGGAAAGCGGTGATTGCTCTGGAGTATCAAGCTTATGAGCCAATGGCACTGAAAATCTTCCAGCAGATCGCCCATGAGATTCGCCAGATCTGGGGCCAGGTGACGCATGTGGTGATTCATCACCGGGTGGGTAAATTGCAGATCGGGGAAGTCAGTGTGCTGGTGGCTGTAGGGTGTCCCCACCGAGCAGAAGCCTTTGCCGCCTGCAAGTATGCGATCGATACCCTCAAGCACAATGCCCCAATCTGGAAAAAAGAACACTGGGCTGACGGTTCTACCAGTTGGGTCAGCATTGGCGCGTGTGAACCTGCAGGGGAAAGTTGCTATTGATCGCCGTTCAGATGCTGTTAGTGTACGATTCCTGGTCATGCCAGATCGCCGACTTTTAGTGTGTCCTCCCTATGGCAAGATAAAAGGTTGAGGTAGTGGACTGGTTCCATTGAACGAGTCTCAGGAAACGGGCTGCACTCCTCAACCTTTTACCTATGGCGGGCAGTAGATATGCTGATACAACGTTTGAGCTTCTTGAAGCATTGGCTAAAAACAGGACTTTCCTTCCTGTTGATGGTAACGCTGTCCATTGGCCTTTGTGCCGCCAAGGATGTGCAGATTAGCCGTCTCCCTGCTGGAAATGCAATTACCGATGGTAAAGCGTTATTGCGATACGCCTTACCGATCGACAACTCCACTGTCCGGGATTTGCAAGCCACCCTGGAAGATATTTCTACCCAACTGCGGGCACAACGACGCTGGAGCGCGATCGCCAGCGATATCAGTAAGGCCAATCGAATTTTGACGGATAAGCAAGATGCCTTGCTGGCAACCGTTCCAGAGGCTAAAAAGTCAGAAGCGGAAGCGTTACTGGAACAACTCAAACAGGCGATTCCAGACCTGCAGGCCGCCAATGAGGCTAAAGATCGGCAACAGGTGATCGATGCCCGGAGCAGAGCACTGGATCTGGTGGGGCAATTGGAAGAAATAATGGTGGACAAGTTCCCCTACGAAGTTCCAGCCGCTTACAGCAATCTGCCGCAACTAAAAGGACGGGCGACGGTCGAGTTCACCACCAACAAGGGCAAAATTACGGCGATCGTCGATGGCTATAGTGCTCCCGTTACGGCTGGCAACTTTATTGATCTGGTACAGCGCGGCTTCTACAATGGCCTGCCCTTCACCCGTGCCGAAGAATCCTATGTTTTGCAGGTCGGCGATCCTCCTGGCCCAGAAGTCGGCTTTGTTGATCCTAAAACCAAACAGTACCGGGCGATTCCTCTGGAAATTTTGGTGAAAGGAGATCCAGCACCCACCTATGGCATCACCCTGGAAGATGCGGGACGGTTCCGGGAACAACCCGTTCTGCCTTTCTCCGCCTATGGGGCAATGGCGTTGGCTCGTCCTGGGGATGATCCCAATGGTGGCTCCTCTCAGTTCTTTTTCTTTCTGTTTGAACCAGAATTGACTCCAGCCGGGGCTAACCTACTGGATGGCCGCTATGCAATCTTTGGCTATGTCACTGAGGGCAAAGAGGTGCTGGATCAACTGAAAGCTGGGGACAAAATCGAATCTGCCAAAGTTGTGCAAGGATTGGAGAATTTACAACAGCCGAAGACTTAAAGGAAGGTAGCAGGAATGATGGGAAGGAGTAACTGACCCATCATCTTTTAAGCCTTTCGTTCCCGCATAGGAGATCTCATACCAATTTCAATTGCGATCGCGGCAGATCCTGTGGAGACGTGCCAGCAAAACATCTCTACAAGGCTCTGAATGCCTTAGCAACGATTTGAATTGGTATCAGATCATTCGCCAGAAACCTGCAGTAGCACCGTCCGTTTGCGCGGCCCGTCTAACTCAAACAACAGGACAGACTGATAGGTGCCCAGGGCCAATCGACCATCGATGATGGGAATCACTTCACTGGTGCTGAGGGTGATCGCCATCAGGTGAGCGTGAGCATTTTCTGGTTCGTCTGGGGGAATGTTGGGGCGGAGGTGTAAATCGTTGTGCCAGTAGCGATGCCGTTGTTCGCCGATCGCCAACTCACCCTCCGGAGCTAGCTTTTGCAAATAGACCTGAATGTCCTTAGCTAAACGGGGTTCATCTTCATTGATGGCTAACGCGGTAGTGGTGTGTCTGGAAAAGACAAGCGCCTGCCCCTGAGCGATCGCCGTCGAATCAATAAAGGCTTGAATTTGGGGAGTCAGGTTATACAACTGAATTCCAGGTTGAGTCTCAACTTCCAAGATGGTGTGGGCGATCGGCATAGCTGGGGATTGGGAATTGGGGATTAGGGATTGGACAAGGTTTAAAATCCAAAATCACATAGGTTATCTGCGGCAAGGAGCAGAGGATGATGGTGTACTTCCCCGATTCATCCCGCCCTGCCTCCTTCCCATGCCACCCATCATGCCAGAGTCACCGAACCAGTTGCTTGCCCAGATTCGCATTTGTTGAATTTCCGCCCGTTGAGTGTCAGCAATCTTTTGGGCAAACGGACGCACTGGATCATGTTGCACCAGCCCCCGATTCAACAACTGGTGAGACATCATCACTGCCCCCATGTGATGCATGATCATGTCTTGTAAAAAGGCCCGATCGAGATCATTGCCCCGGAGTTGTCCCAACTCTCGCATCATCGGAGTATAGGTACGAGTATTCCGTTGATCGGGATACCACTGTTTGAGCCAGGTTTGCATCTGCTGAATTTCGGCACTCTGCACCCGAATAATATCGCGGGCAAACTGCTTCATCTCTGGTCGATCGCTTCGTTGCAAAAGAATTCGTGCCGTGGCGATCGCTTCTTCATGATGGGAAATCATCTGGCTCAAATAGTCAAACTCGCTATTCACCTGCATCGACTGCATCATGCCCCGACCCATCATTCCACGGCCAGCAGGAGCCATTCTGCCGGGTTGACCCAGCGGCCAAGAGTTCGGTGATCGATTCATTTGTGCGGATACTAGACTGGCTGAAGCGATAAGTCCAATTCCAGCAACTGCGACTAACCCAATTTTCTTCAACACCATAAGGCCCTCCGCTTGGAAGCTGAATCCATCTCTTAATCTGATCCTACTGCGTCTAGAAAAAGACGGGTTGGAACTGCAATAAGACGTATGGGAGGGTGGGGATCGGGGCTTAGGGATTAGGGATTGGGGGAATAGTTTCTGTAGGGTGCTGTTAGCGGTAGCGTAACGCACTGAGTTAAATGGGAATAACCTTTCGTGTCATTACAGTGAAGTGTTGAGAGTGAAGAGTGGATGGGAGGGAGGGGAGCAGGGCATGAGAGACTGGTGAAATACGTTAAGTAGGTCGCGCAGTTGGTTGAGGGACGGTTATGGCTGAGGCATCTGCGGGGTATATTCTGGCGCTGGATTTGGGAACAACGGGTAATCGGGCGTTCTTGTTTGGGGCAGATGGGCGGGTGGTGAGTTCCGCGTATAAGGAATTGACTCAGTACTACCCGCAACCGGGATGGCTGGAACATGACCCGCTGCAAATCTGGCAGGATACCTGTTGGGTGATGCAAACCGCGATCGCTCAGGCTCAGATTCAACCAGAACAAATTCGCGCGATTGGCTTAACTGTTCAACGAGAAACCTGCCTGCTGTGGGATAAGACGACTGGGAAACCGTTGCACAATGCGATCGTCTGGCAGGATCGACGCACGGCTCCACTGTGCAACCAACTCAGAGCGCAGGGCTATGAGTCGGAGATTTACGATCGCACTGGATTAGTCATTGATGCCTACTTTTCTGCAACAAAACTCAGTTGGTTATTGGATCATCTGCAGGGCATTAATTTAGCCAATGTGCTGGCTGGAACGATCGATACCTGGGTGCTCTGGAATTTAACCGGTAGACGAGTTCACGCCACCGATCATAGTAATGCCAGCCGCACAATGTTACTGAATCTGGCAACGGGAGAATGGGATGCCGCATTGCTGCAACTGTTTCAAATTCCCCGACATCTGTTGCCGGAAGTCAAACCCAGCCTGGGAGACTTTGGCCCAACGGATCCAGCCCTGTTAGGAGCAGAAATTCCGATTACAGCAATCCTGGGCGATCAGCAGGCAGCATTGTTTGGTCACGGCTGCGATCGTCCTGGCTTGATGAAATGCACCTATGGCACAGGCTGTTTTCTGGTGGCCCATACCGGAACGGAAATTGTGCGATCGCCTCAACAACTCATTTCCACCGTAGCCTGGAGTCAGGCAGGCCAGGATCACATCGGCTATGCCCTGGAAGGCAGTATGTTTACCACAGGAGCCTGTGTGCAGTGGTTACGGGATGGCTTACAGATTATTTCCACTGCGGCTGAAACCGAAGTGTTAGCCAATCAGGTCGCCGATAATGGTGGCGTTTACTTTGTACCTGCCCTGAGTGGTCTGGGTGCGCCCCATTGGGATATGAGTGCTCGTGGTGCTTTCTTTGGCATTACTGGGGGAGTACAACGGCAGCATCTGGTGAGAGCAGTGCTGGAAGCGATCGCGTTTCAGGTGAAAGAAGTGGTGCAGGCGGTCGCGGCCTGTACTCCAGAGGGAGCCAAACAACTGAAAGTGGATGGGGGAGCCTGTGACAATGACTTCCTGATGCAATTGCAGGCCGATGTTTTGGGAATTCCCATTGAACGTCCCGTGATGCGTGATGTGACGGCTCAGGGCGCAGGATTTGCGGCTGGATTAGCAGTTGGCTTCTGGGATAGTTATGCCGCAATCGTCGATCGTCGCCCCCTCGATCGCATCTTTGAACCGGGAAGTGGCCGCGATCGAGCTTTAGAAGACTTCCTCATCTGGCAAAAGGCGGTTGCACGGGCAAAAGGTTGGATGGATTAAAGCAACATGATCATCTTTTTAACAATTGTTTGATCTGATTGACTAAACCAGTATTCCGGGCGACGTTAACTAATTCCTTGAGAACTGGCACCTGATCAAACCATTTCGATGAAATATCACTGCGGGAACTGCGCTGTTTCCCCAGGCAGGGAATAGTGATCAACCGGACGATGGCCGGATTTTGAATGCAGAACATATTGAGCGCACCATCTGGAGACATCGGACCGCCTTCAGGATGGCCAGGAGGCCGCTGCAACATCGCTTCCAGAAACTGAATCAGTGGAGCCAAAGCCTTGCGATTGACACCGTAAAAATGCGTTCCAATCACATCTCTAAAACAGGGCTGTAGCGTTACACCTGATTGATCATCTGCTGGATTCCCTTGCTGCGGTTCGTAGCCAAAGTGAATGATGTCCCAATCTCGTTGACTCAATTGTTCAATCAGTGATTCCTCATACTCCTTGAAGCAATCAAACAACATCAGATCATCTTCCATGACCAGCACGGTCTGCAGTTGCTCTGCCTGGGCACGCTTCAAGACTGCTAAATGGCTTAAGAAAGCACCTCTGTAACCAATGGAGGGAAATTCTCCAGCGCTGTCTGGTCGAATGGCGTCAAACAGTTCTACCTGGCCAGGAGCAAACGGCATCCCCGCAGCTCTCAATTCCTGCTCAATTTGCTGACGTCGATCGCGACGGTAGGGAAGATTTATAACGTAGATGCGATCGAAAAAATCAAGGACTCTCATCTCACCCCACTCGTAGGTTTTCAACTATTTCATACGTCCTACGAGCGCCATTGGCAACCATCTCAAGAAGAACGGAGCTTAGTTTGTCGCTTGCGTAAATTCTACAACCAACTGATCGCCTTGCTTAATTCCCAATTCCTTGGCCCGCCCACCCCGCAGTTCAATCACCTGATCGACACTGACCGGAGGGCCGTAGACCGGGCAGGGTTCCTGCTGGCAGGGAGGCGCGTTATGGGTAATCGCGACCACCTGGTTATTTCGCAAGAACACCATATCCAGGCTGATCAGGCAATTCTTCATCCAGAAGCCAACCGGACGGGGAGGATAAAAGGGAAACAACATCCCCCGATTATCTTCTAATTGCTTGCGGTACATCAGTCCCATTGCTTGCTGTTGTTCCGTTTTAGCGACCTCCAGCCCGATCGTTTGATCGCCCACCTTCACCTGGGCAGAAATGGGTAAGGTTTGGCCCATCGCAACAGCCTGAGCTGCAGCATCCGTAGTCTGCGAAGCCACTGAGGACGCAGTTGAAGAAACGGCAGGCACTGAGGAACATCCCGGAGCCAGCAAGCTTGCCAGCACCATACTTCCCACCAAAGCACTCCGCACTTTAGGCTTCACGTAAGACATACCCCACTCCCCGAACAGTTTGGATGAGCCGCTTCTCACCCTCATCCTCAATCTTCAATCGCAGGTAACGAATATACACTTCAATCACATTCGATTCACCCACAAAGTCGTAGCCCCAGACATTCTCTA from Leptodesmis sichuanensis A121 includes:
- the ftsZ gene encoding cell division protein FtsZ → MPGSVAKIKVVGVGGGGGNAVNRMIASDLAGVEFWSINTDAQALSGSPVPHPLQIGQKLTRGLGAGGNPAIGQKAAEESRDEIATALEGADLIFITAGMGGGTGTGAAPIVAEVAKELSALTVGIVTRPFTFEGRRRGSQAEEGIEALQSRVDTLIVIPNDKLLSVISEQTPVQEAFRAADDILRQGVQGISDIITIPGLVNVDFADVRAVMADAGSALMGIGIGTGKSRAREAAMASISSPLLESSIDGARGVVFNITGGSDLTLHEVNAAAEIIYEVVDPNANIIFGAVIDERLQGELRITVIATGFTGETQARQMVQPTGLKRPVPPPTPSQPVAPPSPPSPIDRTKPGLDIPEFLQRRRPPR
- a CDS encoding cell division protein FtsQ/DivIB; the protein is MTGSFSPLSQSDLAQRRQQLRRQRRVRFLQTAWRALAVCGLAGGAVWVVTLPVWLIQKPEQVKIEGNHLLQSQMIRSLLPISYPQSLLRLEPQAIAKELMAKAPIADVVVSRQLFPPSLTVRIKERYPVAIALLSQSDLQYLYQKTSRDKGGVLRAWLLDENGLQIQIENYEVITRSMKLPDLKIIGNFDHYHAIWPQLYRETSRSPVKITEIDIQNPANIVLKTELGIVHLGSFGPRFPEQIKTLDRMRKLPNQISPSQIEFINLRNPASPTLQMIPSREAPKEASKVEESVKSDSP
- a CDS encoding DUF4168 domain-containing protein, giving the protein MFSIIRWFRNALWLLLTLVWGFHVTATAVLAQELPTPPLEAPLEQPALTRLTLDPGNIPSEKVSQFVYACLQVVKLIENREGELQAAETESESLRIEQEIEAEALAIIEKAGLTRQEYLQLLGLANTDPEFGERVAIQLQEASG
- a CDS encoding DUF2834 domain-containing protein codes for the protein MTILWVGSLIYAFGFAPPNQPDTFELIVRLSTGQFEGINPLIIALFNIMGVWPLIYSSLLLFDGRMQKVWAWPFLTASLGVGAFGLLPYLILREPNPSFTGQKSIALKLLDSRWLAGAIAIAAFALVIYGVTQGNWSDFVAQWQTNRFIHVMSLDFCLLCLLFPTLLGDDMARHGLGYSQGNTRWLFWAISLIPFLGSAVYLVLRPPLPDSPAPQTPAHPSLAATPPD
- the cutA gene encoding divalent-cation tolerance protein CutA, which codes for MDQALESTQFGVVLVTAPSQEQANTIAQTLVQTKLAACVTVLPVQSIYTWQGEIHQDEEWQLLIKSDLAKFAALEAKIRAIHPYEVPEIIAVPILQGSTPYLQWIAENVS
- a CDS encoding molybdenum cofactor biosynthesis protein MoaE — encoded protein: MTNDLLSSLQTDTRDHFAIRFAPLSLEEVYALADDGANGAIVVMSGMVRNNTDGKAVIALEYQAYEPMALKIFQQIAHEIRQIWGQVTHVVIHHRVGKLQIGEVSVLVAVGCPHRAEAFAACKYAIDTLKHNAPIWKKEHWADGSTSWVSIGACEPAGESCY
- a CDS encoding peptidylprolyl isomerase, giving the protein MLIQRLSFLKHWLKTGLSFLLMVTLSIGLCAAKDVQISRLPAGNAITDGKALLRYALPIDNSTVRDLQATLEDISTQLRAQRRWSAIASDISKANRILTDKQDALLATVPEAKKSEAEALLEQLKQAIPDLQAANEAKDRQQVIDARSRALDLVGQLEEIMVDKFPYEVPAAYSNLPQLKGRATVEFTTNKGKITAIVDGYSAPVTAGNFIDLVQRGFYNGLPFTRAEESYVLQVGDPPGPEVGFVDPKTKQYRAIPLEILVKGDPAPTYGITLEDAGRFREQPVLPFSAYGAMALARPGDDPNGGSSQFFFFLFEPELTPAGANLLDGRYAIFGYVTEGKEVLDQLKAGDKIESAKVVQGLENLQQPKT
- a CDS encoding secondary thiamine-phosphate synthase enzyme YjbQ gives rise to the protein MPIAHTILEVETQPGIQLYNLTPQIQAFIDSTAIAQGQALVFSRHTTTALAINEDEPRLAKDIQVYLQKLAPEGELAIGEQRHRYWHNDLHLRPNIPPDEPENAHAHLMAITLSTSEVIPIIDGRLALGTYQSVLLFELDGPRKRTVLLQVSGE
- a CDS encoding DUF305 domain-containing protein; its protein translation is MAPAGRGMMGRGMMQSMQVNSEFDYLSQMISHHEEAIATARILLQRSDRPEMKQFARDIIRVQSAEIQQMQTWLKQWYPDQRNTRTYTPMMRELGQLRGNDLDRAFLQDMIMHHMGAVMMSHQLLNRGLVQHDPVRPFAQKIADTQRAEIQQMRIWASNWFGDSGMMGGMGRRQGGMNRGSTPSSSAPCRR
- the glpK gene encoding glycerol kinase GlpK, which codes for MAEASAGYILALDLGTTGNRAFLFGADGRVVSSAYKELTQYYPQPGWLEHDPLQIWQDTCWVMQTAIAQAQIQPEQIRAIGLTVQRETCLLWDKTTGKPLHNAIVWQDRRTAPLCNQLRAQGYESEIYDRTGLVIDAYFSATKLSWLLDHLQGINLANVLAGTIDTWVLWNLTGRRVHATDHSNASRTMLLNLATGEWDAALLQLFQIPRHLLPEVKPSLGDFGPTDPALLGAEIPITAILGDQQAALFGHGCDRPGLMKCTYGTGCFLVAHTGTEIVRSPQQLISTVAWSQAGQDHIGYALEGSMFTTGACVQWLRDGLQIISTAAETEVLANQVADNGGVYFVPALSGLGAPHWDMSARGAFFGITGGVQRQHLVRAVLEAIAFQVKEVVQAVAACTPEGAKQLKVDGGACDNDFLMQLQADVLGIPIERPVMRDVTAQGAGFAAGLAVGFWDSYAAIVDRRPLDRIFEPGSGRDRALEDFLIWQKAVARAKGWMD
- a CDS encoding glycosyltransferase family 25 protein, whose translation is MRVLDFFDRIYVINLPYRRDRRQQIEQELRAAGMPFAPGQVELFDAIRPDSAGEFPSIGYRGAFLSHLAVLKRAQAEQLQTVLVMEDDLMLFDCFKEYEESLIEQLSQRDWDIIHFGYEPQQGNPADDQSGVTLQPCFRDVIGTHFYGVNRKALAPLIQFLEAMLQRPPGHPEGGPMSPDGALNMFCIQNPAIVRLITIPCLGKQRSSRSDISSKWFDQVPVLKELVNVARNTGLVNQIKQLLKR
- a CDS encoding DUF192 domain-containing protein, with the protein product MSYVKPKVRSALVGSMVLASLLAPGCSSVPAVSSTASSVASQTTDAAAQAVAMGQTLPISAQVKVGDQTIGLEVAKTEQQQAMGLMYRKQLEDNRGMLFPFYPPRPVGFWMKNCLISLDMVFLRNNQVVAITHNAPPCQQEPCPVYGPPVSVDQVIELRGGRAKELGIKQGDQLVVEFTQATN